tcTTACACTTGAACTTTACACTTTAAACAACTGAGCTTTCTCAGATAAGAGAAACTAAATGGAAAAACACACAAGTGTCAGCTGAATgggacaaaaattagaaaaaataatttcaggaatATGATGCCATTGTAAGAAAGTTGGCATCTCCATAGTCATACTGAAAGGTTTTTCTGAATGACAAGGGAAAGAACTTTTAGGAACTGTTCAATAATTACTGTATTCAGCACagaaaatgagattatttttataAGTTCAAAACAAAGAATGAAGCAATTAAATTTGTATTGCCAAAAGCTTttcattaacacatttttttcctttttaaaaataaaaacaaaaggatgaGTCAATATCATGATcatatgaaggaaagaaaatctaaatagaagcCAATTGTCGGAAAAATTACTGTGAAATCTTACCTTTGGGTTATATTCTGCATTTTTTGCATGCAAAGCTATTTTCTTCAGATCCAACTTACAGGCCAGGTTTACAGTGGAAACTATATTCCTAAAGAAATAAGTTAACATAAGTTATACcagatataaaaagtaaaaaataattaaagcataTTAACTTCCTCATTTCATAGGTTCAGGTGACTTCCTAGGGGGAGAATTACTTcaaatgtgaaatatataataaCACGACCCCtagtaaaatgtaaaaaccataaAGTACTAAAAAATTGctttttcagggacttccctggtggtccagtggttaagactctgcacttccagtgcaggaggcgtgggttcgatccctgattggggagcttAGATCAtgcatgccatgtggccaaacaagaaacaaagctttttctaaaatttcatgaCTAGCTAGTTAAAATTAAGTTTTAGATCTTTTTCAAAATGCCTCAAAATAGAAAGCACAATATCAAATAAATTTGCAAATCAAATTCCATTTTACATCTGTATATCCTTTGTGTTATTCCAACCCCAACCACAATTTTCAACAACTAAAGTGCTTTACTATAAATAATACAATCCTTCAAGAATGTGTATACTAACCCTTAACTCCCTCTTAGGAGATCAAGAGTTAgtgcttcattttacagataaccaAACAGTCTAAAGCCAAGTCCATCAAGAACTGATAAAACAAAGGATAATGAGATCTGAAACTCTCCTCCCTACATTATTATCATCACGTTCAGGAACAAAAAATGTGTACTCAGAAGCATCACGTATTTAAAACAGCAACTTACTGTAGTTGAGGCACAATCCCAGAACATTCTGAAACAGGGGTCATTGGTGTCATGGGAGTTATTGACGCCAGAGGCAAGGAGTATGGTTTCTCAGGAGAGGGCTGGGCTGAGTCAGCATCACCAGTGTGCAGATGTGAGTGGGAATTTGACCCACTGCTGCTGTTTAAAGCCAGGCCAATGTCTTGTTGGCTAGGTAATGGCAATCTACTTTGCCGACTTTGAGTTTtacaattttcttcaatttcatgCTTGCTTCTGATGACAGTCTGGTCTTTACTTTCTTGGGTAAGCTCATCTGGTAGGAAGCTAAGATCCACAGATGAGAAATTGCCAGATGTTTCTGTGACTTCTTCAAGCTGTGAATTAAATGTAGTCTCTGGATTCGATAAATTAGGTATGTACACATCATAAGGCACAGCTGGGCTGAGCACGGGTGATCTGGGTGGGACAAGAGCATCCTAGGCCATTcccaaaacagacaaacagaacaCAACAAACAGAACATCATGTCACCCCAAAGGGATGCCACCTCGACTGGCAGGCGGTGTGTTCAGGATGAGGCAGTTCAGAGAGCTTACATTCATGCCCTGCGCTTTCCACAAAATACCATTAAAGTTCTACTACAGGGTTACAACACACAATGAAAACAGGAAAGTATAtcttaaaatgcagaaaaaagttttcataaaatgttttccCTACTTTGTTTAGACCTGTAGCAAGGTGCCACTCTACATACAATTTTGTAATTGAAGCAACTTGGCAACCATGCTCTAAACTGTGTGTACTTTGAAGAGTATAGATTTTCTGTACTCCCTAAGTTCATTATAAACTTAGTTGATCTAAAGATTTTTTTGGagttttaaattcatattttaaagagaagagcAGTAAGTGAAGGAAGCTGAGGATATACCTTGAGTGCTAATCAAGCCTCCACAAGGACCCACCTTTATTCCTTCTAgtcaaaggagagagaagaaatcgTTCCATTTACGTGAAAGTGCAATAGGAAAAAAGTTATTGAAATTTAAATGGCAAGACTAGTTTAAATCAATGTATTGTATTTCCAGTCCAGGGAAGGCTGCTCAACTTCCATTATCATCAACCAAGGGAATGAGGTGTGCAACTGAGAGAAGCAGCTAATGTAAAATTCATGGCCTTTGTTATGGAAAAAATCCTTGGTACATACAAAGGTGAGTCAAGAATTATCTGCACttctgttatattaaaacttctgttggtcacactgtcttatcagtgctttccattcaaagttactgtttccccagtcactgctgtgcaggtgtgaaggtgttatatcagttcatctgtaattGTGGtgccagcaaaaatggatgccgcacttgtgatttgcacgaaagaagagcagtgtgcagtgatttgttttttgtggtctgagggtgtgcacgtcctcacacttctgcccacactgttgacactctacaaaaactttgttttgaggtgttaaagcattctccctataCTCCTGATCTTgtgcattggactttcacctgtttggtccccctgacagcagccctacgaggacgaagattctcttctgatgaagaagtgaagacagcggtgcattcgtggctcacagctcagcctaaaacattttttaatgagggaatacgaaagctttttgacagatagacaaagtgtattaaaaagcaaggagattatgtcaaaaaatgatgtattttttcttttccaaaagttaattaaaataaattctacagccagagtgtggataatttttgactcacccttgtatattacCACCTTCTTCGCCCAAGTTGCAGGCCTGGAATCCAGATTTTGAGCACTGCTGGCAGGATAACCTCACCCCTTAGAAGATCTTACTTCTGACAACTGAACAGTCACCAATGCCTTGTGCTGCATCTTCTTCATGACAAAGCTATCTCAGCTAATGAGTCTGGCAAGATCCTATTGAATTGTGCTGTTACCACAAGTCCAGCAGATGGCAGGGGTGACTAAATGTTAGAAGAAAACACTCAGAAGAATGCAGTTATTCTCTTGAAATAAGATTTGACCTTATTTCACTTTGAATTTTGTTATTAGCTGCTtatttccctccacccccaccccacagatgGGTCCTAAGGAAAGTGAGGTGGGGATGATGGCCCAGATTCCTCTccattgtttccttggcctctTCCGCTCTAGCCAGAAAAGATTCCATCAGCCAATTTCCCCTAAAGCACTAATAACTACAACAGTGTCTCCCCTCCTTTTTCCCATCATGGCATTTTAGCAGAGGACAAAGTTCCCACCTGAAGAACTCAACTTCAACAAGGAATTCAAGGCAATGGCAACAAGATACTGAAGGGGGATATATTAAGGCAGTGGAACCCTGA
The window above is part of the Hippopotamus amphibius kiboko isolate mHipAmp2 chromosome 4, mHipAmp2.hap2, whole genome shotgun sequence genome. Proteins encoded here:
- the TBPL2 gene encoding TATA box-binding protein-like 2 isoform X6; protein product: MEEEETYLELYLDRCAAQDALVPPRSPVLSPAVPYDVYIPNLSNPETTFNSQLEEVTETSGNFSSVDLSFLPDELTQESKDQTVIRSKHEIEENCKTQSRQSRLPLPSQQDIGLALNSSSGSNSHSHLHTGDADSAQPSPEKPYSLPLASITPMTPMTPVSECSGIVPQLQNIVSTVNLACKLDLKKIALHAKNAEYNPKRFAAVIMRIREPRTTALIFSSGKMVCTGAKSYEPELFPGLIYRMVKPRIVLLIFVSGKVVLTGAKERSDIYEAFENIYPILKGFKKT
- the TBPL2 gene encoding TATA box-binding protein-like 2 isoform X1: MEEEETYLELYLDRCAAQDALVPPRSPVLSPAVPYDVYIPNLSNPETTFNSQLEEVTETSGNFSSVDLSFLPDELTQESKDQTVIRSKHEIEENCKTQSRQSRLPLPSQQDIGLALNSSSGSNSHSHLHTGDADSAQPSPEKPYSLPLASITPMTPMTPVSECSGIVPQLQNIVSTVNLACKLDLKKIALHAKNAEYNPKRFAAVIMRIREPRTTALIFSSGKMVCTGAKSEEQSRLAARKYARVVQKLGFPARFLDFKIQNMVGSCDVRFPIRLEGLVLTHQQFSSYEPELFPGLIYRMVKPRIVLLIFVSGKVVLTVFSQNPQGIVSLFLAQVGWLTCSLGVIELLMTFCWADSPL
- the TBPL2 gene encoding TATA box-binding protein-like 2 isoform X5, which gives rise to MEEEETYLELYLDRCAAQDALVPPRSPVLSPAVPYDVYIPNLSNPETTFNSQLEEVTETSGNFSSVDLSFLPDELTQESKDQTVIRSKHEIEENCKTQSRQSRLPLPSQQDIGLALNSSSGSNSHSHLHTGDADSAQPSPEKPYSLPLASITPMTPMTPVSECSGIVPQLQNIVSTVNLACKLDLKKIALHAKNAEYNPKRFAAVIMRIREPRTTALIFSSGKMVCTGAKSYEPELFPGLIYRMVKPRIVLLIFVSGKVVLTVFSQNPQGIVSLFLAQVGWLTCSLGVIELLMTFCWADSPL
- the TBPL2 gene encoding TATA box-binding protein-like 2 isoform X3, whose amino-acid sequence is MEEEETYLELYLDRCAAQDALVPPRSPVLSPAVPYDVYIPNLSNPETTFNSQLEEVTETSGNFSSVDLSFLPDELTQESKDQTVIRSKHEIEENCKTQSRQSRLPLPSQQDIGLALNSSSGSNSHSHLHTGDADSAQPSPEKPYSLPLASITPMTPMTPVSECSGIVPQLQNIVSTVNLACKLDLKKIALHAKNAEYNPKRFAAVIMRIREPRTTALIFSSGKMVCTGAKSEEQSRLAARKYARVVQKLGFPARFLDFKIQNMVGSCDVRFPIRLEGLVLTHQQFSRSSTLDLLSFSEPTFSEYVKDVCLKSRVGFKFGVGASLVTTSTSER
- the TBPL2 gene encoding TATA box-binding protein-like 2 isoform X2 produces the protein MEEEETYLELYLDRCAAQDALVPPRSPVLSPAVPYDVYIPNLSNPETTFNSQLEEVTETSGNFSSVDLSFLPDELTQESKDQTVIRSKHEIEENCKTQSRQSRLPLPSQQDIGLALNSSSGSNSHSHLHTGDADSAQPSPEKPYSLPLASITPMTPMTPVSECSGIVPQLQNIVSTVNLACKLDLKKIALHAKNAEYNPKRFAAVIMRIREPRTTALIFSSGKMVCTGAKSEEQSRLAARKYARVVQKLGFPARFLDFKIQNMVGSCDVRFPIRLEGLVLTHQQFSSYEPELFPGLIYRMVKPRIVLLIFVSGKVVLTGAKERSDIYEAFENIYPILKGFKKT